One genomic region from Leifsonia sp. Root1293 encodes:
- a CDS encoding aldo/keto reductase, with protein MSDGLSIPQLGLGVYKIPDADTPAAVVAALDAGYRHVDTASLYGNETGVGLGIDDSGIERDDVFVTSKVGNADHGFDETLRAFDESMRRLALDRLDLYLIHWPVPSTDRYVQTWRALIRLSEEGRVSSIGVSNFHRHHLQRLLDETGVHPVVNQVELHPWLQQRELRAFHAEHLIVTEAWSPLARGRAVSDPTLTAIGQRHGKTATQVAIRWHLQEGTVVIPKSASPERIRANADVYDFELSDADVDAIAAMDSGERTGRDPDDD; from the coding sequence ATGAGCGACGGACTGAGCATCCCGCAGCTCGGTCTGGGCGTATACAAGATTCCGGATGCCGACACCCCGGCAGCGGTCGTCGCCGCCCTGGATGCCGGCTATCGGCACGTCGACACGGCGTCGCTCTACGGAAACGAGACCGGGGTGGGACTCGGGATCGACGACTCGGGGATCGAGCGCGACGACGTGTTCGTCACCTCGAAGGTCGGCAACGCCGATCACGGCTTCGATGAGACCCTGCGCGCCTTCGACGAGAGCATGCGGCGCCTCGCCCTCGACAGGCTCGACCTCTACCTCATCCACTGGCCCGTGCCCAGCACCGACCGCTACGTGCAGACCTGGCGCGCCCTCATCAGGCTCAGCGAGGAGGGGCGCGTGAGCTCGATCGGCGTCTCCAACTTCCACCGCCATCACCTGCAGCGCCTGCTCGACGAGACCGGCGTTCACCCGGTCGTGAACCAGGTGGAGCTGCATCCGTGGCTGCAGCAGCGCGAGCTGCGCGCCTTCCACGCCGAACACCTCATCGTCACCGAGGCCTGGTCGCCGCTGGCTCGGGGTCGGGCGGTCTCTGATCCGACGCTGACCGCCATCGGCCAGCGCCACGGCAAGACCGCCACCCAGGTGGCCATCCGCTGGCACCTTCAGGAGGGCACCGTGGTCATCCCGAAGTCGGCGTCGCCGGAGCGCATCCGTGCGAACGCCGACGTCTACGACTTCGAGCTGTCGGATGCCGACGTCGACGCGATCGCGGCGATGGACTCCGGTGAGCGCACCGGGCGGGATCCGGACGACGACTAG
- a CDS encoding aldo/keto reductase: MEHRTLGRTGRTVSVIGLGTWQLGADWGDVSESDALDVLAASVDAGVTFFDTADVYGDGRSESLIGGFLADNPGHGITVATKMGRRVDQLPENYVLANFREWTDRSRRNLRVDTLDLVQLHCPPSAVFTSGEVYDALDTLVADGVIANYGVSVETCTEALDAIARPGTASVQIIFNAFRQKPLDEVLPAAQAAGVGIIARVPLASGLLSGKYTRETTFAANDHRNYNRDGSAFDVGETFSGVPWETGLEAAHEFAELVPDGVPVAEAALAWIAQHPAVSAVIPGARSVKQAVANAAAGSTPPLGADFDAAVADLYDRRLRSLIHPRW; encoded by the coding sequence ATGGAACATCGCACTCTCGGACGTACCGGCCGCACAGTCTCGGTCATCGGTCTCGGCACCTGGCAGCTCGGAGCGGACTGGGGTGACGTGAGCGAGTCCGATGCGCTCGATGTGCTCGCCGCATCCGTCGACGCCGGGGTCACCTTCTTCGACACGGCCGACGTCTACGGCGACGGCCGATCGGAGAGCCTGATCGGCGGCTTCCTCGCCGACAACCCCGGTCACGGCATCACCGTCGCGACCAAGATGGGGCGCCGCGTCGACCAGCTTCCGGAGAACTATGTTCTGGCGAACTTCCGGGAGTGGACGGATCGCTCGCGGCGGAACCTCCGCGTCGACACCCTCGACCTCGTGCAGCTGCACTGCCCGCCGTCGGCCGTGTTCACCAGCGGTGAGGTCTACGACGCTCTCGACACCCTCGTGGCCGACGGCGTCATCGCGAACTACGGGGTGAGCGTCGAGACCTGCACCGAGGCCCTCGACGCCATCGCCAGGCCCGGTACGGCGAGCGTGCAGATCATCTTCAACGCCTTCAGGCAGAAGCCGCTCGACGAGGTGCTGCCGGCGGCGCAGGCCGCCGGCGTCGGAATCATCGCGCGCGTTCCGCTGGCGTCCGGCCTGTTGAGCGGCAAGTACACCCGGGAGACGACCTTCGCGGCCAACGACCACCGCAACTACAACCGCGACGGCTCGGCATTCGACGTGGGGGAGACGTTCTCGGGAGTGCCGTGGGAGACGGGGCTCGAGGCCGCCCACGAGTTCGCCGAGCTGGTTCCGGATGGCGTCCCCGTCGCCGAGGCCGCACTCGCCTGGATCGCCCAGCACCCCGCCGTGAGCGCCGTCATCCCGGGAGCGCGTTCGGTGAAACAGGCCGTCGCGAACGCCGCCGCCGGTTCGACGCCGCCCCTGGGCGCCGACTTCGACGCTGCTGTCGCCGACCTCTACGATCGCAGGCTGCGGTCGCTCATCCACCCGCGGTGGTGA
- a CDS encoding DUF4349 domain-containing protein has product MKRAHFATVATVVAVAATLLLAGCSASGSSESESGRDSVAEPAPADGAFDAGGESADEAAGGKAPSVESRDVVTTGTMSVTADDPVQAAGEAAALVDAADGRVDSQNEQPGTDSQPARASLVIRVPADRYTELVADVEKLGDVTGYATEATDVTQQKQDIDARISALETSTKRLESLMADADSTADLIEIENALSGRQAELDSLTTQRDYLADQVAFSTLSVDFTAPGVVSPGSPRTFWDGFLAGWNALVAFLAGTLVVIGAFLPWLLLVAAIAAIVLLIVRMSRRGLRTPQPADGQAGAPDQPAPEPASVAEADAVDSRA; this is encoded by the coding sequence ATGAAGCGCGCGCACTTCGCCACCGTCGCCACCGTCGTCGCCGTGGCCGCCACCCTGCTGCTCGCCGGATGCTCGGCATCCGGTTCGTCCGAGTCCGAGTCCGGCCGCGACTCGGTCGCGGAACCGGCACCGGCCGACGGCGCCTTCGACGCGGGCGGCGAGTCCGCCGATGAAGCCGCCGGCGGGAAAGCCCCCAGCGTCGAATCCCGTGACGTCGTCACCACGGGCACGATGTCGGTGACGGCCGACGACCCCGTCCAGGCAGCCGGTGAGGCGGCGGCTCTGGTCGATGCCGCCGATGGACGCGTCGACTCGCAGAACGAGCAGCCGGGCACGGATTCGCAGCCGGCGCGGGCATCCCTGGTGATCAGGGTTCCGGCGGATCGCTACACGGAGCTCGTCGCCGACGTCGAGAAGCTCGGCGACGTGACCGGCTATGCGACGGAGGCGACCGACGTCACGCAGCAGAAGCAGGACATCGACGCACGCATCAGTGCTCTCGAGACCTCGACGAAGAGACTCGAGAGCCTCATGGCCGACGCGGACTCCACCGCCGACCTCATCGAGATCGAGAACGCCCTCTCCGGACGCCAGGCCGAACTCGACAGCCTCACCACCCAGCGGGACTACCTTGCCGACCAGGTCGCCTTCTCCACGCTGTCGGTCGACTTCACGGCACCGGGCGTCGTCTCCCCCGGGTCTCCGCGCACGTTCTGGGACGGCTTCCTCGCCGGCTGGAACGCCCTCGTCGCCTTCCTCGCGGGAACCCTCGTCGTCATTGGCGCGTTCCTGCCGTGGCTCCTGCTGGTCGCCGCCATCGCCGCGATCGTGCTCCTCATCGTGCGGATGTCCAGGCGTGGCCTCCGGACGCCGCAACCCGCGGACGGTCAGGCAGGTGCTCCCGACCAACCGGCGCCGGAGCCGGCATCTGTCGCCGAAGCCGATGCTGTGGACAGCCGCGCGTAG
- a CDS encoding acyl-CoA dehydrogenase family protein — MSSAPDTPLLDDALLERIRSRAAGYDRDNAFFTEDFDELVAAGYLRALVPAEFGGLGLSLEQVALEQVRLGSAAPATALAVNMHLVWTGVAKVLHERGDSSLDFLLSEAGAGEVFGFGISESGNDLVLFGSTTDAAPQLDGGYRFTGTKVFTSLSPAWTRLGTMGLDTTSADAPKIVYGFVDRADAGVTRKDDWNTLGMRASQSQSTVLDGAYSPADRIIRRLDPGPNPDSLVFAIFSNFEILLAAVYTGVGQRALELAVAAAHRRTSLKAGGRSYAQDPDIRWRIADAAIAQDGIRPQLVALARDVDDQVDHGAQWFPQLVGLKLRATENARRVVDQALRVSGGGSYFAGSELGRLYRDVLAGIFHPSDAESAHSTVANAWLGPID; from the coding sequence GTGAGCTCAGCACCCGACACCCCCCTCCTCGACGACGCCCTGCTGGAGCGGATCCGTTCCCGTGCCGCGGGCTACGATCGCGACAACGCCTTCTTCACCGAGGACTTCGACGAACTCGTCGCCGCCGGATACCTGCGCGCCCTCGTGCCGGCCGAGTTCGGCGGCCTCGGACTCTCGCTCGAACAGGTCGCACTCGAGCAGGTGCGTCTCGGGTCCGCAGCACCGGCGACGGCCCTCGCGGTGAACATGCACCTCGTCTGGACCGGCGTCGCTAAGGTGCTCCACGAGCGCGGCGACTCCTCCCTCGACTTCCTGCTGTCGGAGGCGGGCGCCGGCGAGGTGTTCGGCTTCGGCATCAGCGAGTCCGGCAACGACCTCGTGCTGTTCGGATCGACGACGGATGCCGCCCCGCAGCTCGACGGCGGATACAGGTTCACCGGCACCAAGGTCTTCACCTCGCTCTCCCCGGCGTGGACGCGACTCGGCACGATGGGCCTCGACACCACCTCCGCCGACGCGCCGAAGATCGTCTACGGCTTCGTGGACCGCGCCGACGCCGGCGTCACGCGCAAGGACGACTGGAACACCCTCGGCATGCGCGCCTCGCAGAGCCAGTCCACCGTCCTCGATGGCGCATACTCCCCCGCCGACCGCATCATTCGGCGCCTCGATCCTGGCCCCAACCCCGACTCGCTCGTCTTCGCCATCTTCTCCAACTTCGAGATCCTGCTGGCTGCCGTCTACACCGGCGTCGGGCAGCGTGCCCTGGAGCTCGCGGTCGCCGCCGCTCACCGCCGCACCTCGCTCAAGGCCGGCGGCCGGTCCTACGCCCAGGACCCCGACATCCGTTGGCGCATCGCGGATGCCGCCATCGCCCAGGACGGCATCCGGCCCCAGCTCGTCGCCCTCGCCCGAGACGTCGACGACCAGGTGGATCACGGTGCGCAGTGGTTCCCGCAGCTGGTCGGGCTCAAGCTCCGAGCCACGGAGAACGCCCGTCGCGTCGTCGACCAGGCATTGCGCGTGTCGGGCGGCGGGTCGTACTTCGCCGGCAGCGAGCTCGGGCGGCTCTACCGCGACGTCCTCGCCGGGATCTTCCACCCCTCCGACGCCGAGTCGGCCCACAGCACCGTCGCCAACGCGTGGCTGGGGCCGATCGACTAG